A region of the Apium graveolens cultivar Ventura chromosome 6, ASM990537v1, whole genome shotgun sequence genome:
CCTCCCCCTTGATTCATGAAGTCTCTAGTTTTATTTTTCCTTGTACCACCATTATTTCCtgaagctccccctgaatcagtatttCCATTAGTATTTGCTTCATCAGTATTTTAGAAATCAGAGTCTGATGGAGTATCTACTGATGTTCTTTGATTTGAATCACTTGACTCTTGatgtgaatcatgttgctccTCCTCAACATGTGTTTCAGTATTTGTAGATTTGCCACTGACATGTGGCTCATCAGAGTTTAGAGTGACATCAGGATTTGTAGAATCAGGATTTTTCAAATCATCAGGATTTAATtattcagcatatggtacttcattttcaaatctcaactcttcatggtcatctacatcttgtagacctgtaatcttcttgtcatcaaaggatatatgaatagattccatgactacccttgttctcagattataaactctgaaagttTTTGTTGatagtggatatccaacaaaaatgccttcatcggcttttagatcaaatttactaagctgttcaggatgagtcttaaaaaaacatttaaaactaaatatgtaaaaatatttcaaatttgGATTCTTTCATTTCACCATCTCAAaaggtgtttttccatgcttgtttatgaatGTTTCATTTTACGTGAAGCATGCAGTTtacacagcttcaacccagaagtaggttggaaattttgcttcttcaagcatggtccttgcagcttctatgagagttctattctttctttcaacaactccatttttttgtgAAGTTCTAGGGGCAGAGAATTCTTGTTTGATCCCCTTATatttgcagaattcttccatagttttgttcttgaattcagttccattgtcacttctgtTGATCTTTACTTTGTGAtttgatcctttttccagttctcttacatgatcaagaagaatagATGGTGTCTCATCTTTGGTGTGCAAAAAATATActcatgtgtatcttgtatactCATCAACAATAACAAGTGCATACCttttctttgtaatagacattacattgactggaccaaaaagatcatATGAAGCaagtgatatggttcaagaatttaggattcagttttactcttgaaagatgatttccttaacttggctttctggcatgagtcacataagccatcaggattAAATACcgcattgggcaatcctcttacaagatctttcttcacaagttTATTGATCttgttgaaattgagatgagaaagaTTTTAATGCTAGTTCCAACTGTCTTCCACaaatgctctactaagtagacatatttcagaattatcagtatttGTAAAGACCCTGACTTTATATAAGTTACTTTCTGTAACCAGTCATTGCAACCTTACCATTAAATTACTGACAAATTCACATTGTTCCTCATAGAAAGTCACAtggtaacctctatcacagatttgacgCACAataatcagattatgcttgagtcatgcaactagagctacattttcaatgatgacatttccaagcttgatcttgccatatcccaaagtctttcctaagtttccatctccacAAAAAACATTTGGGTCAGCCTCATTCTTAAACTCTGATATCAGGGATTTATTTTCTGTCATATCTCCTGAACATCTACTGTCCAAGACTAAAGAATTTTTCATGTTACACTGCAGTCAGATTTAACAATTAATTAGTGTTTTTAAGAACCcgtacttgcttggatcctttggccttttaagtttgttaacatgtACAGTTGAAGACTTTgaatcagagtttatgctaacattcttaatatcagagtttacacatgcagaaacagcttttgatttatttaaagaggctatcagtttataataatcatagaataaactgtgatactctttacatgtataaattgaatgccaaacactaccataatgaaaacatgGATTCTGTGCTTTATATTTCACTATTCTATTCTTAGACTCTGACTTAGGAGGAATAATATTTATtcctttattcttcctgcaattaacaacaagatgattagcactaccacaGTTAAAATAAGCCTTTCTAGTGCATTATGAATGGGTTTATAAGTATTCTTCTTATTGGCACCttcttttccatttctattctttcTAGGCTGtttttccttatttttcattttaaCTTCCTTCAGTTTTTTCTTAAGctatttctgagtcattaaaccaacatTTACTGACTTGGTATGAACTTGTTCATACTTATTAGCTTTTTAAATTTGACTTAGATGCTGATGTTAACCCTTTTTCCCTAACTGACTTAACAACATCAGCACTTAAGTTAAACTTAAAAGATCTTTACTAAGACATATTTAGTTTTACCTTCTTATCAGTATTTGCTGGTTTAACTTTCTCAGTTTCCTTTTCAGTAAACTTATCAGAATTAGTTTTTTCAGTATaacctaatcctgatccccaataGTCATTCTCTAATAAACCTTGAGTTATTTTTCTTGAACTAGTCCAAAGCTTAATTACTTCCCTTTCTTTACCTAGTTCTTTTTCTAGGTAAGCATGCTTTTTAACAGTTTTtctttaacatacaaagcatcatctttttcctTTTTTGTTTCTAGCATGAAAATCAACTTAGATTCTAGGTGCCCATGCCTTTTCTTAAGatatatttttaattctaatcCTAGCATTTTCAAGTGTTtaatccctataactaacatgcaaagATTTAATAAATTACCCTAGTTCACatatatcatcagtatcaaaggCAAAtgtggtttgaggtacctttaactcagtagTGTTAGTCTCAatttcagcatttgccattagaGCATAATTAGCACCATCATCTGATTTTAATGTATCATCTCAGTTTTTCTTCTTggtgatcaaggcttgtttcttctcagcccTTGCAGTCAGTTGTAAAGTGTCCTACTCCATCACAGTTTTAGCACTTTTCCTTTAACTTGTCATATTTTTCGGATTTTGACTTCTTCTCATCAGAGTTTCTTCTGTAATTCCTCTTATCAGTTTTTGAGGAACTAGAGTCCTTCCTGGAAAACCTTTTTTCCTTCTTGAAGTCCTTGTACACCATCCTTTTGAAGCTTTTGACCAAAAGAGCAGACATTTGTTGAATATCTTCATTGTTATCATGATCACTTTTAATGTCTAATTCACTTTCATAGTTTGAGTCATCATTAGAATTTGATGACTTAGTttcagactttgcaatcatgaCCTTTCCTGTAGAGTAgctttttctcctagctttctccaTTGGTTTCTCTTCAATCTTAAGTGCAATCTGTCTTGCTCTTggtcctttcctcttgcttctttgctccatctccagttcatgagtcttgaacatgccatagatctcatctagagatgtATCATCTAGATCATAATTATCCCTAACCGATGTGACTTttaagtcccacttttcagggagtgcaaAAAGAAACTTCAAGTTAGAATCTTCTGAATCATATTCTTTTTCAATCAGTAgaagtcatttatcagcttttAAAATGTGTCATAGATTTCAatcaatgactcatcagcttttgagtcaaagtgttcataatCTTGAGTTAGTATAGTTCTTTTGTTCTTCTTGATAATAGTGATTCCTTGACACTTTACCTTCAAagtatcccaaatttctttggcagttttgcatccaataactctattggacataacactgtCAAGACTATTATACAAGATATGTCtaacttttgcatctttcataatagatgaaagatcctCAAGAGAATAGTCCTTCTTATCtttgtcaaccatcttttcttcttgGCCTGCAACAACAACAGCTAGCTTCATTGACCTGTGAGGACCATCATTAatcctgttcagatattcaggatatgTTGCTTTCAGACacataaccatcttcactttccagattggatattcatgtatcttcagaaTTGGAACCTTGATAGACTCATATCTACTCATATTGTGGCTGGTGGAGGTGGGGGACCCTGTTGTCCTTCTTTGTCTTCCATCAGTTATTGTTCtatggatcttaaattgtttgtgtatcaataacaagctctgataccaattgttaggcctttAATAAACTGTAtaagggggggggggtgaatacagttaaatAATCAAATCGAAATAACAGACACAATTGAATCAACGGTTTTTATTATTGCTGTATAAAAACTGTttacaatactctctcaaaggatgaacaattatccttgagaacTTCTAGGTTAtatgaaagatataacaattcgtaacacatataatgtaaacctaatatgtgcttatatactgcacagttacacaatcaataaagAATCCTATTACAATACAATAAGGAATTCTATCATATATTCATCTATTTCTTGctacaataagtaaagtcctacaccgacaTATATTCTGCAAATATTTCCTCCTTTGATATCTACTGGTTTCCAGCTTGACAGATACTGATATGaataaatcctgatgataaaagCTAATCAGCAAATACTGATGGTAAATACTGATAACGTCATCACTGTCAAATGATGATATCAAATGTTGATAAATAAACTCTGACAGTTTATATAccgatatcatcaatttcttctaataAGGAGCGACTACGCTGCATTGCAGATCTTTATGAACAAGATGCAGATCTTCTCGGATAAATGGGAGGCCAAGGCACACCAGGAAGAAGACAAGGTTGTGGTCTTAGAGAAAAAACACTCCAAGGAGATAAAGAGGAGGAATATAGAGTGGAGGAAGCTTGTGGATGTGTATCATAGATCCCATGAGTTTACCCAGATGATGGATGACCATGACGACCAGATGTGCCCCGTGAACCTGGCCATAGGATGGAAAAGGGGCGTCAAAGATGTTCATAGCTTGTATGCAGACGTGGTCGATCTGAGCCTCTTCACTTTCCCTGGGGAGGTTTCTGTTAAGAATCCATCCGGGCAGGCCTCCGGGTCTATGCCCGAGACTTCTCTCCAATGGTCTCATTCTAGTTCAAGCCGCGGGGGTCCTGGTTCCAAGGGTAAGGCTCCTCCCAACTCTAAGGCGGCTCCTTACGGGAAGATCGGGGAGCCGGTTCCAGGGAGCAGCAGTTCTTCCTCCAAGGCCGGTTGGAACGAAGATGGTGAAGAAGAGGAGGAAGAGGCCGCCTGAGGGGAGGGAATGACGTGGAGGAGGATTATTCTGAGGAGTGATCATGATAGCCTTGCATGGCATTAGATGTCGTATGTGGCTTTATATTAAGAACTTATTTATTTGAACTATGTTGGTTTGTAACTTATCCGTCCTTCGGGACTAACTCGTGATCCTTCGGGATCTTTATTTATGCGTATCATTTGGTTTCATTTCatacttgtcttttattttcAGTATTTTGTCCTTCGGTACTTGCATTATTTAGATGTTCATATttaaataaattggtagacaagatgatagaaataaatttgtataaatagataatatctctaaaaaatgggttcaacccttacataagATGGTTTTGTCAATCTTATTTATATATCTACTATTAAGTACTAGGAACATGTTATGAATgtcctaaacataataaaccttcaggtttaaAGCGTGCCAAGTTCGAGGCACTTCATCACCGTTCAAGGTTTCCAACTTGTAGGATCCTCATTCTAATTTCTTCCTGACCTTATAAGGCCCTTCCCAGTTTGAGGGCTAGGTTTCCTTTCTCCCCGAATCTTGACGCCTCAATCTTCCTTAAGACCAAGTCTCCTTGCTGAAAGAACCTTTCCTTTACCCTTCTATTATAATATagggaggctcttcgttgatgctcTGTATTGCGGGCATTGGCCTCATCTCTGACCTCATCAATGAGATCGAGAGtgagcctcatgccttcttcTTTGGTTTCTGGTTTGTAAGCTTCGACCCTAAGTGATCCATTGGTGATTTTTAGGGGCACCACAGCCTCGGCTCTGTAAGCCAGCATGAATGGGGTAGCTTCAGTTGTCACTTTGCAGGTGGTACGCTATTAGCAACTCATCCACCCAAGTGTTCCTCGAGCGTTTGAACCATTTtttaagtccatcaaggatgattctaTTAGCAACTTCCGCCTGCCACTTTGCTTGTGGATGTGCAACCGAGGTGAAGCGAAGCATTTTGCTGTTATCATCGCAATATTATATGAACTCTGGATTATCAAATTGTCGCACATTATCTGTGACAAGGATGCGTGGATACCAAACTGGCATATCACATTTTCTTAGAAGAATTGGGTAATGTACTTGGTGGTTATCTTGCCTAGTgccttagcctcaatccacttcGTGAAGTAGCCTATTGCTACCCAAATGAACTTCCTTTGTCCCAACGCCACAGGAAATGGATCAAGTATATCCATTCCTCACATTGCAAACAAGATTGGTGTGCTGATGGATGTAAGCCTCTCCGGGGGCTGTCATACTATCGGAGCGTGCCTCTGGAATCTATCACATTTCTTTACATAAGCCTTTGCATCGGCTAACATTGTTGGCCAGTAGAACCCTAGTCGTATTATCTTGTGAGCAAGGGCCCTGCCCCCCCCAGGTGTTGTCCACAAATCCCCTCATGGGCTTCCTTAAGTGCCTCCTCTGCTTCAAGAGGTCTCAAGCACTTCAAGTACGGAATAACACAGGACCTTTTGTACATGAGTCCTTTAATCAACGAATATCTCAACGCTCTTATCGACAACTTGCGTGCCTCTTGGGCATCGTCAAGGAGCCACCCAGTCATAAGGTGAGTTTTGATTGGATCTATCCAATAATTTGCCACACCAATTGGTGCTATCAAATTTATGACATGTATAGTAGGGGTCTTCAGTACCCAGAAGTAAATACTTCTTGGGTAGTTCTCGATTTCAGATGAGGCGAACTTGGATAGGGCATCGGCCGTAGTGTTCTTCTCTCTCAGAACATTTTCAACGTACCATTCTTCAAACCGAGTCAGTATTCTCTTCACGACTCTCAAGTACTTGGCCACTGTATCATCCTTGGCCTCATTCTCCATTTACTTGAGCCACTACAATTCTTGAATCTCCACAAATCTTAAGATTTTTTGCCCTCATGGCTCTACCCAAGCCTAAGCTGCTATCaaagcttcatattctgcttcgttgttcgtagttgggaagtccaacttcaaagcatactcaatTATGAATTCTTCAGGGCTTTGGAAGACTAGGACTGCACCACTAGATTTGTTTTGGACGCTtcgtcaaaatggagaacccaatactctttcagAGTCGCACCTtcatctttctctttctctcctccttctggggctactatctcttgccccccgacttcttggtcgcTAATGGTGCATTCAACCACGAAGTCTGCTAAGGCCTGAGCTTTGATGGCTATTCAAGGCTTgtacttgatatcaaattcttctaactCAATCGCCCACTTGATGAGCCTTTCACTGGCCTTTGGGCTCTAAAGAATGTTCCTCGGAAGTTGATCTGTCAAGATTTCGATCTTGTGGGCTTGGAAGTATGATCTTAACTTCCTCAAGGCTGTGATGAGGGTAAGTGCAAACTTCTCAGTGATAGAGTAGTTTAATTCCGTTATATGGAGTACCTTGAACACATAGTAGACAGGCTTCTGGAGTTTTCGTTCTTTCTTTATTAAAACTGCACTCACAGCTTATTCAGATACCGTGAGGTATAATTAAAGGATGTCCTCTAGACTAGGTTTGGCCAGCAACAGGGCTTCAGTCATGTACTTATTCAACTATTCGaaggcctcttggctctcagCTGTCATTTCAAAATTCTTCACCTTATTCAGAGTTTTGCAAAAGGGCAGGCATTTGTCTCtggacttggagatgaaccttCCTAGAGCTGTAATTCTTTCGGTCAGCTTCTGAACGTCCTTGATAGAGTATGGTGAATTTATGTCTATGATGGCTTTGATCTTGTCAGGGTTGGCTTTGATTAACCTCTTCGAGACCATGTGACTCAAAAAAATTCAGACCAGACATCAAAAGCACACTTGGtggggtttaacatcatcttgtggtgcatCAGCACTTTGAATGCCTCTCTGAGGTGATTAATATGATTGACCTTGTCTAggattttgactaacatgtcatcaacatagacctctatggtcttcccaattagatgggcaaatatcttatttaccaacctttggtaGGTAGCTCatgcattcttaagtccaaaagccataacaagatgACAAAATACGCCAAAGCcagttatgaaagataccttgAGGGTGTCATCTTTGTGTATTTTAATCTGATTATAACCACTAAAACTATCgatgaaactcagcatctcgtgTCTAGTGGTGGCatcgatcagggtatcaatccttAATAGGGGGTAGCAGTCCTTAGGACAAGCATCATTCAAGTTAGTGAAGTCGATGCACATTCTCCACTTCTCATTAGCCTTTTTGACCATCACGGGGTTGGCCAACCACTTAGGAAATTGCATTTCCTCAAAATCCAGCTTCTAAGAGCTTCCCGACCTCCTGTTTAATGGCTTCCAGCCTGTTAGGGGTATAAGTTCTCTTCTTCCAACTTATGCTCCTGACAGACTGGAAGCCATTAAACAGGAGGTCGAGAAGCTCTTAGAAGCTGGATTGACATTCAACTTATGAGTTATAAGATTGGGGTTAATCCCAGGAATATCAGTTGTCGTCTAAGCAAAAATATCACTGTTCTTTTATAAGAATGTTGTCAATTGGCCCTTCAGGGGCTTGTCTAAAGGTGCTCCAATATATGTGACCTTCTACGGGTCTAAGGAGTCTAGGGGTA
Encoded here:
- the LOC141665358 gene encoding uncharacterized protein LOC141665358 is translated as MENEAKDDTVAKYLRVVKRILTRFEEWYVENVLREKNTTADALSKFASSEIENYPRSIYFWVLKTPTIHVINLIAPIGVANYWIDPIKTHLMTGWLLDDAQEARKLSIRALRYSLIKGLMYKRSCVIPYLKCLRPLEAEEALKEAHEGICGQHLGGAGPLLTR